A genomic stretch from Mastacembelus armatus chromosome 12, fMasArm1.2, whole genome shotgun sequence includes:
- the LOC113124228 gene encoding protein sidekick-1 isoform X1 gives MVGCGFHLKFLDSKCYCSTSQSCYLVLGLILAYYITFSTCVQASPGTADRVPSPVSCRSITSLQHCRVHPDGVHDLDCFGKYNNRGTKLCVWKPGNHAQERTYTLLIKQKEKKCRAYINLPGLSKVINLHENYNLTAEVYENTDTINCTKAVFSALPKNLLRCGPPHKLSVTRNSGKLDLNVSWEKEDMPVVTLYSVRYRALSSLSWNRSLVRSQNENRCTVENLNSSLVYVVQIQCVANDKCTQCPWSETYTIPSELTAQPVIVKFEDTAMENGRRLLTLSWKFSAHQQLDGYYVTIGKESEEDSSERMYITQPQLTLVLSYSAYYLNVSAVNNVSISPAVSRTIPQKQDMPDVGLGKLNVTVHNNMSFSIYWKNELSKTFVCFSVEWRRSGHKTLHMSFHENANYRTLSSLPEALEPYSRYSITLHARPKKPPCNMKHINNSESTYGSTQFYFIEGTPVSAPTNISSYNVTQKSVVLQWLSIPEEDIRGFLLGYTIHYREFNWGTEKNVTVDPLSNYCELGDLTSGTAYQVQISGFTEAGAGVRSAPSFFKTDQEYFNINVSGVVIILAVVVTLLIFGPSVIKRTKVIVWPSIPHPGKSYTMQKIEGPCELELLESINTLKVEEWDTNSLQIVEKEAATPAGTLPSTLQLLNASEDESYAPDMTCDWSQGEPEDAASDILPDDSTDTCPNIQQKNPPLAFSTDYTTMEMFHQGISQVIPANTVTQATDLTVAKSELDYVGQFSTSPISDSEDMLKVL, from the exons TGTCTTGCAGGAGCATCacttcactgcagcactgtaGGGTTCACCCAG ACGGAGTCCATGATTTAGACTGTTTTGGTAAATACAATAACCGTGGCactaaactgtgtgtgtggaagCCTGGTAATCACGCACAAGAAAGGACATACACACTGCTCATAAAACAGAA AGaaaaaaagtgcagagcatATATAAACTTGCCTGGACTCTCTAAAGTGATCAATTTACATGAAAATTACAACCTGACTGCTGAGGtttatgaaaacactgacacaataaactgcacaaaagCTGTTTTCAGCGCTTTGCCAAAGAACCTGT tgcGATGTGGTCCTCCACATAAACTGTCCGTCACTCGCAACTCTGGAAAACTAGATTTGAACGTGAGCTGGGAAAAGGAGGACATGCCTGTCGTCACGTTATACTCTGTGAGATATAGAGCACTGAGCAGCCTGTCATGGAACAGG TCACTGGTGCGAtcccaaaatgaaaacaggtgTACAGTGGAGAATCTGAACTCTTCCCTGGTCTACGTTGTTCAGATACAGTGTGTCGCTAATGATAAGTGCACCCAGTGCCCATGGAGTGAGACCTACACCATCCCATCAG AGCTGACGGCTCAACCCGTCATTGTCAAGTTTGAAGATACTGCAATGGAGAACGGCCGTCGGCTTCTTACTCTAAGCTGGAAG TTTTCTGCCCACCAGCAGCTTGACGGCTACTACGTGACCATAGGCAAAGAGTCAGAGGAGGATTCGTCTGAGCGGATGTACATCACTCAGCCTCAACTCACACTGGTTCTGTCCTACTCAGCTTATTATCTCAACGTCAGTGCTGTCAACAATGTCAGCATTTCACCAGCTGTCAGCCGGACAATACCACAAAAACAAGACATGCCCG ATGTTGGACTTGGGAAGCTGAATGTAACAGTTCACAACAACATGTCCTTTAGTATCTATTGGAAAAATGAGCTCAGCAAGACCTTTGTCTGCTTTTCTGTGGAGTGGAGGAGAAGTGGGCATAAAACATTGCACATGTCCTTCCATGAGAATGCAAACTACAGGACTTTATCGTCTTTACCAG AAGCTCTGGAGCCTTACAGCAGATACAGCATCACTCTGCACGCACGACCCAAAAAGCCCCCCTGCAACATGAAGCATATCAACAACAGCGAGAGCACCTATGGGAGTACGCAGTTCTACTTCATCGAAGGGA CTCCCGTCAGTGCTCCGACAAACATCAGCAGCTACAACGTAACACAGAAGTCGGTGGTGCTGCAGTGGTTGTCCATCCCAGAGGAAGACATTAGGGGTTTCCTGCTGGGTTACACAATCCACTACCGTGAGTTCAACTGGGGTACAGAGAAGA ATGTTACAGTGGATCCTCTGTCAAACTACTGTGAACTTGGGGATCTAACAAGTGGCACAGCATACCAGGTCCAGATATCAGGCTTCACCGAGGCAGGAGCCGGAGTACGAAGTGCACCAAGCTTCTTCAAAACAGATCAAG agtattttaatataaatgtaagtGGTGTCGTCATAATCTTGGCTGTTGTGGTGACTTTGTTGATATTTGGACCTTCCGTAATAAAAAG AACAAAAGTCATTGTCTGGCCAAGCATTCCTCACCCTGGAAAAAGCTACACAATGCAGAAAATAGAAGGACCCTGTGAGCTG GAGCTCCTAGAGTCCATCAACACTCTGAAGGTGGAAGAATGGGACACAAACAGCCTTCAGATCGTTGAGAAAGAAGCTGCGACCCCTGCTGGCACCCTACCATCAACACTACAGCTGCTCAACGCCTCGGAGGATGAGAGCTACGCACCTGACATGACCTGTGACTGGAGCCAAGGCGAGCCAGAGGATGCAGCTTCAGATATCCTACCTGATGACAGCACAGACACCTGCCCAAACATACAACAAAAGAACCCTCCACTTGCTTTCTCAACTGACTATACAACAATGGAAATGTTTCACCAGGGCATATCACAGGTCATCCCAGCCAATACAGTTACTCAGGCTACAGACCTGACTGTGGCCAAGTCAGAACTGGACTATGTGGGACAATTTAGTACCAGTCCAATCTCAGACAGTGAGGATATGCTCAAAGTTTTGTGA
- the LOC113124228 gene encoding protein sidekick-1 isoform X2 — protein sequence MVGCGFHLKFLDSKCYCSTSQSCYLVLASPGTADRVPSPVSCRSITSLQHCRVHPDGVHDLDCFGKYNNRGTKLCVWKPGNHAQERTYTLLIKQKEKKCRAYINLPGLSKVINLHENYNLTAEVYENTDTINCTKAVFSALPKNLLRCGPPHKLSVTRNSGKLDLNVSWEKEDMPVVTLYSVRYRALSSLSWNRSLVRSQNENRCTVENLNSSLVYVVQIQCVANDKCTQCPWSETYTIPSELTAQPVIVKFEDTAMENGRRLLTLSWKFSAHQQLDGYYVTIGKESEEDSSERMYITQPQLTLVLSYSAYYLNVSAVNNVSISPAVSRTIPQKQDMPDVGLGKLNVTVHNNMSFSIYWKNELSKTFVCFSVEWRRSGHKTLHMSFHENANYRTLSSLPEALEPYSRYSITLHARPKKPPCNMKHINNSESTYGSTQFYFIEGTPVSAPTNISSYNVTQKSVVLQWLSIPEEDIRGFLLGYTIHYREFNWGTEKNVTVDPLSNYCELGDLTSGTAYQVQISGFTEAGAGVRSAPSFFKTDQEYFNINVSGVVIILAVVVTLLIFGPSVIKRTKVIVWPSIPHPGKSYTMQKIEGPCELELLESINTLKVEEWDTNSLQIVEKEAATPAGTLPSTLQLLNASEDESYAPDMTCDWSQGEPEDAASDILPDDSTDTCPNIQQKNPPLAFSTDYTTMEMFHQGISQVIPANTVTQATDLTVAKSELDYVGQFSTSPISDSEDMLKVL from the exons TGTCTTGCAGGAGCATCacttcactgcagcactgtaGGGTTCACCCAG ACGGAGTCCATGATTTAGACTGTTTTGGTAAATACAATAACCGTGGCactaaactgtgtgtgtggaagCCTGGTAATCACGCACAAGAAAGGACATACACACTGCTCATAAAACAGAA AGaaaaaaagtgcagagcatATATAAACTTGCCTGGACTCTCTAAAGTGATCAATTTACATGAAAATTACAACCTGACTGCTGAGGtttatgaaaacactgacacaataaactgcacaaaagCTGTTTTCAGCGCTTTGCCAAAGAACCTGT tgcGATGTGGTCCTCCACATAAACTGTCCGTCACTCGCAACTCTGGAAAACTAGATTTGAACGTGAGCTGGGAAAAGGAGGACATGCCTGTCGTCACGTTATACTCTGTGAGATATAGAGCACTGAGCAGCCTGTCATGGAACAGG TCACTGGTGCGAtcccaaaatgaaaacaggtgTACAGTGGAGAATCTGAACTCTTCCCTGGTCTACGTTGTTCAGATACAGTGTGTCGCTAATGATAAGTGCACCCAGTGCCCATGGAGTGAGACCTACACCATCCCATCAG AGCTGACGGCTCAACCCGTCATTGTCAAGTTTGAAGATACTGCAATGGAGAACGGCCGTCGGCTTCTTACTCTAAGCTGGAAG TTTTCTGCCCACCAGCAGCTTGACGGCTACTACGTGACCATAGGCAAAGAGTCAGAGGAGGATTCGTCTGAGCGGATGTACATCACTCAGCCTCAACTCACACTGGTTCTGTCCTACTCAGCTTATTATCTCAACGTCAGTGCTGTCAACAATGTCAGCATTTCACCAGCTGTCAGCCGGACAATACCACAAAAACAAGACATGCCCG ATGTTGGACTTGGGAAGCTGAATGTAACAGTTCACAACAACATGTCCTTTAGTATCTATTGGAAAAATGAGCTCAGCAAGACCTTTGTCTGCTTTTCTGTGGAGTGGAGGAGAAGTGGGCATAAAACATTGCACATGTCCTTCCATGAGAATGCAAACTACAGGACTTTATCGTCTTTACCAG AAGCTCTGGAGCCTTACAGCAGATACAGCATCACTCTGCACGCACGACCCAAAAAGCCCCCCTGCAACATGAAGCATATCAACAACAGCGAGAGCACCTATGGGAGTACGCAGTTCTACTTCATCGAAGGGA CTCCCGTCAGTGCTCCGACAAACATCAGCAGCTACAACGTAACACAGAAGTCGGTGGTGCTGCAGTGGTTGTCCATCCCAGAGGAAGACATTAGGGGTTTCCTGCTGGGTTACACAATCCACTACCGTGAGTTCAACTGGGGTACAGAGAAGA ATGTTACAGTGGATCCTCTGTCAAACTACTGTGAACTTGGGGATCTAACAAGTGGCACAGCATACCAGGTCCAGATATCAGGCTTCACCGAGGCAGGAGCCGGAGTACGAAGTGCACCAAGCTTCTTCAAAACAGATCAAG agtattttaatataaatgtaagtGGTGTCGTCATAATCTTGGCTGTTGTGGTGACTTTGTTGATATTTGGACCTTCCGTAATAAAAAG AACAAAAGTCATTGTCTGGCCAAGCATTCCTCACCCTGGAAAAAGCTACACAATGCAGAAAATAGAAGGACCCTGTGAGCTG GAGCTCCTAGAGTCCATCAACACTCTGAAGGTGGAAGAATGGGACACAAACAGCCTTCAGATCGTTGAGAAAGAAGCTGCGACCCCTGCTGGCACCCTACCATCAACACTACAGCTGCTCAACGCCTCGGAGGATGAGAGCTACGCACCTGACATGACCTGTGACTGGAGCCAAGGCGAGCCAGAGGATGCAGCTTCAGATATCCTACCTGATGACAGCACAGACACCTGCCCAAACATACAACAAAAGAACCCTCCACTTGCTTTCTCAACTGACTATACAACAATGGAAATGTTTCACCAGGGCATATCACAGGTCATCCCAGCCAATACAGTTACTCAGGCTACAGACCTGACTGTGGCCAAGTCAGAACTGGACTATGTGGGACAATTTAGTACCAGTCCAATCTCAGACAGTGAGGATATGCTCAAAGTTTTGTGA